CAATAAGCAACATTCTCACTCGAGAAGTCGCAGAAAATCTCTGTGACTGCATTTGTTTTAGAGACATTCTCATCATTGGACGGGAATGTTCTGGCGCCACGATAAGAAATTTACGACCGGGAATGTTGCGTACTCTAGTTTTTGTCGATTTTGCTACTCACTCCTGCTGAATTTGCAGTAATGTTTTAAAGATGTGGCTTCGCAACCACCAACATGAACCCTATGGTCGTGTCTTTTGTTTGTTTCTTGTAACAAATCATAGCGAGCAGTTTGAAAATTATTACAAAACCAAAATACGTCTCTAGTAGTGCTACCATAGAATTTATTGGGGCATACGTAAAACAAAGTTTGAATCTTTCTTGTCATACTTCGCCATAAATTACAGACAGTCTCGTCCCCTATGcttcaaaagaaataggATGCGAGGGGTGGAGGCGCttgatggaagaataaTCCAAGTCCTCAACCTTTTAGGCTAAACAATCTTGGGACTCCCGTACAAATACTGGATATCTCAAATTGCTCAAAAATTGTGCTTTATTGATCCAAAAGTTGCCTGTCCAAAGATACATCTACATTGACATAATGGAAAACATGAAAACATACACCTACGAAGGGCATAATTGTGCAAGATATAAATGCAGCCTATGTTTCCTGCCAGATGGAGCGTATATTTCCGACCGAGTATTACTCAGTTGAACTCATTCAACGTTACACAAGTGAAGTTGATTATAGGATAATGTAGGGGTTTATAATAGCGTAGTCAATCAGGCTTATGAGGAACAAAAATAGTAAAAGCAAGCAAGTATGGCCCTATTTATCTTAAGCGTCAAGCCTTTTATATCCAAGCAAGCACTTGCAAACTTTGTTGTTATCGCTGATGGCGCTCCTCCATAGCGAGTATTGATGCTTGGCATAAACAACAAGCCTGTAAGCCTTGCCTTCTCATTCGCCTTCATTACAAGTAAAAACGCCCTCATCTGCTATTTGTTTCCAATAAATCCGTGAAAACATCGGTATGTTCTAGTGTTTTGATGGAAGCGGTGCTACCTTATTGTTTGCAATATGGATGACTCAGCTTAATGGTTTTGTGATGAACACAGTAAAAAAACGTTGACTCCTACGTGCAGCCGATCGTCCTCCACACTTAAATTCGTTGAGATAAATCGTGTAGTAATACACTCAGTCATTCAGTATCCGTGcttgtttctttcttttcctatTTGTTCGCAAGTGACTACGTGCGCCCTTAATTGCTTACATATTTTAGGTTAAGATTACATCCTTTCTTATTTCGGCAAAAATGAAGTTAGTATAAAATGCCCATGAATGAGGACCAAAATGGCTAAACTTGATAAGTCTTTCTACATAGTTTACATATTTGTTATTGCTATATGATGTACCTTGTTTATGAATTAAACGAATCTAAAAAGGATCACCGCCACTAAATCAGGATTAATATGAGTAAAAGTATATCAACcttctcattttttctgTGTTCTACAACTAAGCATATTTTAATCTGCTGGACCATTCAACAAAGCCTTAATCAGTAGAAAGGTATAATTCACCAACTCTGCTTAGAAATTGTTTTATAGCATGTCTCAACTCCGTTGGAACGCTCTTATCTAATATTTGAATCACCAGAGCATACATAGCAGGACAGTATAGTCTAaagtcttcatcatcaaattcgTAGTAACCTTGTAATATTTCAACTATCACTGAACGCCAGGCATTGATACTACGTTCCATGGTTCTATCATCCAAAGAAACATAACCCTCTACGACCTGGATGCAAATGGTGATCAGACGAGTTATTAAATCAGCCTTCTTCTCATCATCGTTCAGATACAACTGAAACATAATGTCAAGGAGAACTGCAGCAGCACTCGTTTCTTGTTTCAACAGGTTTGGTATTTTATCAACTACACGAGCCTCTACTAGTCTTGTTCTTAACCCATAATCTTCATTAAAGTCACGAGAAAATTCGTACGATTTCTCCAACAATCTTGTAATTCTAATGGCTTCCTTGTAAGGGATACAGTGGGCAAAATCTTCGTTCTCGAATAATTCGTTGAGCAGCTCTATCATCAAAAGCTGTAAAACACATTTGACAACAATAGAATTCTTGATGTTTATTCTCCTACGTATATCTTCGTTACTTTCGTTTCGTTTCATGTGCTTAGTTTTCTTGGGGATACTTAGACTAGCGGGCTTTGGATTCAATTCGTCCTTTACCGTCGGAACGGAATTGCCATTATTAAGCTTAGTTTGCCCATTGAGTGTTTCAACCATGTCACCACCAACGTCTTCGCTGGATTCTTCTTGATGCGCTCTTTCGACCGTCTCACTGATATTAGAATCGTTCTCCCTTCTGTCGTTGCTATCATCATCTGAGTGTTGGCTGGTATCATTAGTTGTTTGGTGATGAGATACAGatgattttcttccttGCTGTAACGGATCATAATCGAACAATTCATTAGCAGTGGTTAAATCAAACAATTTATCGAATACGTCACCTATTTGATTCCAATGGTACTCATTGAATTTAGATACGTTTTGCAATATCAATTGTTGCAGGCAGGATCTCCCAATTCTAGCAATAGTGTCATTTTCTTGACAAATACAGGATACCAGCAGACCCAAAAATCCATCGAGCATTCTGTTCAACGATTCAAAGTAATGCGTAAAAAGGGCAATCAAGTTCCTTAAGGCTTGAATTAACGTGGTCGAAAGCCAAACACTTAAATCATCATGACTATTGAATTGGTTGACTTCCCAATGTTTGGATAATACACCGAAAATAGGAAATAGTAACTTCTTACAAATCTTTTCCCAGAAATCATCATTGAATTTACCACCATATGCCACTAGGGCATCGAACATATAGTTTAATGCACGTGATCTAACTTCTAAGTCTTCAGCTGTCATGATCGTATCATTGAAGCAGAATAACATAGGGAACCACACATCCTGGAATATGTCTTTCCCACGAAGTAAAGCATCGTtatgttttctttcttcttcagtcttattttcattgtaAAAACAGATGTCTGCGACGTTCTGAGTCATCTTTCTTAGAGACTCCAAAGCATGTAGAGATAGCTTTTGGAATCTCTTATTTTTGGTGATTTCTCTGAAGACACCAACTAACTCAGAAAAGGCATCTTCTTGAGAGAATACGTTTTCGAAGTGATTTGTCACAATATCATTGCTAACCAGCAATTGCGTCTTTAATACAATGGATTCAGTGCTTGAGCGAGCCGTATATTGTAAGGATTCAAGAATAGGCTTCCAGCCAGATTTGATACTTTCCGATTTTGTCAATATGAAGTTCCTAAAACACTCAATAATCATTTCTTGAACTTCAGTGTTGCCACTATTTTGAACCGTGTATTCAAAAggttttaaaaaatcatgttgaaattcaaaaccTGATAATTCCTCAATATCTAAAAATCTCATAGACAATTGACGCAGGGAATCGATAGCGAAAAATACTACTGCTAAGTTAGAGTTTGTAGCAATCTTGTTGAAAGCTTTTCCCATAACAGCCCAAAGCGGCGTCCATTCTAGTTTGATACGATCCATATTGTAGTAACATACATCGACCATTTTTTGCAAGGAAAACATTCTTGGTGTGGAAGCATTTTCAGATgattcaatttcttctaaAGATACAGCGGTTAAAGctttgataaaatcaaCGATAGCATTACCTGATAACT
This is a stretch of genomic DNA from Saccharomyces cerevisiae S288C chromosome IV, complete sequence. It encodes these proteins:
- a CDS encoding uncharacterized protein (hypothetical protein; identified by fungal homology and RT-PCR); translated protein: MMRMSLKQMQSQRFSATSRVRMLLIGASGLRSSSSKLECPRFSNKHGRN